The Astyanax mexicanus isolate ESR-SI-001 chromosome 8, AstMex3_surface, whole genome shotgun sequence sequence AGCAgaattgcccttgctctctctgggagggtagatgacgctctttttcctcatcactccaaagggtgatgtcgatcagcacaggacatctgtgagctgatgtatcagaacagagtcactgcgcttttctccgagtgagctgtgatgctactcagcaatgctgcatcagcagcagttagaaaataGGCAgatgctgactttacatgtatcagaggaggcatgtgctagtctgcaCCCTCTTTGTGTTAAGGCATCACTactgatgggggatatacagctggctagcagctgaatgggtgggacaactggCTTAGTAAATTGAGagaatgtttttaacatttagcatttactttttttcagcGTGAACAAATTATCCCATCTCAATCCACTAATAAACACaagttaaatgtataaaaaaaaatgtgtaaaataatggTATTTATTTTACAGACATTTATTTGACTAAGTTGCTTAATTTTATGTTCtatgtaattacatttacttacattttggCAGCAATCTATAAATTCATCTATGGTGACCACTCCATCTTTATTCTTGTCCATTTTCTGTCgagacaaagcaaaaaaaaaaaaaaaatctcaatgaaTCCATTTACAACTGATCTGGATAAGGTGTAAACACATCCATATTGCATTAAAAACaggtgcatttcccaaaagcttcaTAATGCTAAGAAATGCGttatctacggtggccgagaaagcccaacgcagtgcaaattgaaaagcgctgcaaaagcacaaaacacatccatcaaaattacaacacaggcgcagcaaatagaaaaacgcgctgcaaatagaaaaacgcgctgcaaatagaaccacaacacaacggaagtgagtcacaacacaacagaattttcccgggggaccttaaaagatactgtaccagctaagctgcgtcttcagtaacgtctcggacttcactatgtgtacaaaggacaataagtggcaaacaaggcgttttgtgaagcagaacttttaataaacataacttacttttcagaagcttgtttgccacttattgtcctttgtacacagctggtacagcatctttttaggtcccccgggaaaattccgttgtgttgtgactcacttccgttgtgttgtggttctatttgcagcgcgtttttctagttgcagcgcgtttttctatttgctgcgcctgtgttgtaatggatgtgttttgtgcttttgcagcgcttttctatttgcactgcgctgggctttctcggccaccgtagttatcGTTAATTACAAAATTATTTCTTAAACCCTTACGTAACTAAACTACTAAATGAACTTCCTCATAAACAAACAAGCaattcagcaccttaaacaccagttAGTACATTATTTGGTAAGATTGATTGATTGCTTTCAGGAAATGCCTTCCTTTTACTTAAACCACTTTAGCAGTTATTGTTTAAGCAGTATAAATACATTCATATCTCAATAACTCTGACTTTCTGGGATATATGAAGAAACTGTTTCTTTCTactgtacaaaaatatatgtCAACAGCCAAATTACAATAAACAACCATGTGTTCAAAAATAAGGCAAACAGGGACTTAGTGTAAGGAGTAAAAGTGGCTAAAGTCTCTCCAAGAGTCAAAAAAGGCAAGTTACTGGAGGTtatctggcttaccggaacactcaggttcctcagtgtagcgctgtcgggcggtgCTGCTAACAAagctaaaatactgaaaatctaagcttactgtaagtaaacaaaagcactttacttacccaaataaacttttttcattagagaaatctgtgtagactaatataatataatattaatataactcCGAACCATATATAACAACTCGCTTACTTTCTCTGAAGacatttctgctctctctctctctctctctctctctctctctctctctctatgactgaacataacctgaaactggattcatccgctctgaaaggagaccgcaccACACCCACAATtttaaatgattcttctgcattctctgtgcaattacccattctcaccagagagggccctcaatccccCAAATTTactgacatcagctttaaaatgggccttataatccagtgcgctttatgtatgaaaacagatgttagatgatagtgagccttataatccagtgcgccttacagtCTGTAACATGCGGTATGTGCACACAATGTAAAGTTTAGCTAGTGTGTTCAAACAATGTACAATAAATACCTGGAAAAATATCTCCACATGTTGTCTTGGAGTTTCCTCTTTGAGAATAGGATATGTGCATTTTCCCATCATGTCATAGATGGCTTTCATGATGTCTAACATTTCCTGCAAGACAgaaataacaatatatttaaaatattaataaaaacttcTAACTCTTAAGAACTTACATTGTATTTTCTGctttaaatgttattttctgtattatacCTCTTTTGTTATATATCCATCTTTATTAATATCATACAGGTTAAAGGCCCAGTTGAGCTTCTCCTGGACGGTGCCTCTGAGGAGAATGGATAGGCCCATTACAAAATCCTGCAATTGAATCAAGAATAAGGGCAGCGATCAGAATGATTCAAAGCTCTCTTTAGTTACAGAACTAAAAGGGCACACAACTCAGCAAGCATCAAAAAACTACAAAGAATGTACGTCCTACACGGCTTGTGAAATAACCCACAGGCCTGAGGACATTCATGGAACAGACAAGTTTCTCGCTTATAATTACAGTACAAATCcaactttcatttattaaaaatgataacGACGACATTCTTATTTTCTTTAATTGCCAACGCGCTGTAGGCCATACAgtgctttttaataaataaaactgctgtgTGGAGCAGCGAGACGCGTCCTGCAGCCTCGTGGTCTGAGCGTAAGCTTTTATGTGCTGCTGAAATGTGTTTTATCGTGTTCTTTAAAACAGAAAGAGAATACAGCCAATAAAAGCAGCAGAAATATGAAGTTGGACAGGTGTTCTCAGAGGAGGCTCAGAAATATAGCATCACTGTGAGGCTGGGCTCTATAACTGCACAGCATGTGCAAGCATGAAATATTAAACATGGCAGTGTTACTTACTTCAAAACTCACGGAGCCGTTGTGGTCTGTGTCGAACGCATTAAAGAGAAAATGTGCATATGTGGACGCATCTGAAACAGCAAGCAAAACATTGTATCATCATCTTCATTATTTATGTATAGTTATATGACACTACATTATAATCTAAGTACTACATACAGAGCTTGAGTTCAGGGTGCAAggtctaatattaatatacacttATCAGCCAAAACATTTATTCCACTTACCTGCATATAGGAtcactttgtagttttataattgtaGTGTGTAGTGCTGTATCTGATCCTTATTTCACACTTTGGgttttttgggtggtgggtcattatcaaatagtgctggtgtgttaatatgttagtgtgtgttgtgcttgtaCCAGTGTATTAAAGACAGCAGtactgctagagtttttaaacacctttaaacaccagtgtcactgctggaccgGGAATAGTTGAATGAACTAATATCTTAATTAATCAAAGCTGTATTTTGGGCGTAcagtgaaataaaccagtgtttTACATGTCATTCCCTTGAAGagacaggtgcgctctgactttggtgaattGGTATTTTAATAGCACATTGCttctgcagagaaacagatacaggactacagtctgtaactatagaactacaaagaATTCTCCTAACTAAAAATTAAGAgatcccttcagtttctgaatcagattctctaattttgctatttatagttatatgtttgagtaaaatgaacattgttgttttattctataaactaaagacaacatttcttccaaattccaaatataaatagtcattaagaacatttatttgcagaaaatgtgaaatggctgaaataataaaaaagatgcagagctttcagacctcaaataatgcaaagaaaacaagtttatattcataaagttttaagagttcagaaattccctgtttttcacagttttcttgcatcttggaatgttctcctccaccagtcttacacactacttttgaataactttgtcacttctggtgcaaaaagtcaagcagttcagtttggtttgatggcttgtgatcatccatcttcctcttgattatattccagaggttttcaatttggtaaaatcaaagaaactcgtcatttttaagtggtctcttatttattttttccagagctgtataaagcaaATTAAACAAGTTAAAGTATGTTGAATTTAAAAAGACATTATTGTGTACAGTAGCAGTATTCGTTGGGTATTCATTGGCATATTTTGGCCTGTAGCATAATTTAATATGATTAGCTTTGTTTTGTATTCAGCACAGATCCTGTAAGCACTGGCATTTGTTCTTCACATCAAACGGAATAATGATTCACTTGGAGTTCATCAACAGTGAGGTAATGTCTTCAAGGCTATTAGAATAGTCCTAAAAGCAATAATCAGAAGCAGATGGAGGATTTCTGTAAGCATTTTATTTACATAGTGTTACAAAGTGAAACCCTAGTCAAATCCTCAAAGGTTCAGTTATAAAAGAAGCTCTGGAGAACTACAAATCCCAGAATTACTTAGCTTGGCTGATTGACAAGAGCAAACAACAACAGCCACTTCCACTGCAATCTTTATTCCCAAATGTGATCAGTTACTGTGTTTTTGATACATACGATATGCCCAATTTATTTTCTATCCGTCAGTtttgatatttttcttttaaatgataCTACAGGGAAGCTCATGCAATAGTGTACACCAGACAGAAACCACATTTCTAGAAAAAAAGCATATCAATCAGTTTCAGTTtgttttcttaattatttttcgaaaacaaattatattaatattttttttctgttcttaacgTGTGCTGTTATCTCTAAAAGCAGGTTTCTTTGAAAAACTCTGTTAGTTTTGAAAACTTCAAATTCAGAATTGTGCACAATATTACAATAATCATTTATATAAATGTGCAGAGGAGTTTACAGTAGTGCTGAAATTACAAATCAGAGGctggtttcataaaaaaaaattataataaaataaaaaacatacaagAATTCTTAAGCTCTTAAGATGCTCACTAATTTACTACTCTGGACCATGTCCTAGAAACCTGAATTGGGGAGGTCAACTCAGAACACTTTGGACTGGAGTTCAGGAAAGCTTTGTGGTAGGAGCTGTGGTTAACCTTGGAGAAGATTAAGGAGAAGGGGTCAAGGTAGAAGAACGTGTGAAGTGATTCATGAAAATGGTAAAGTAGGAAAGAGGAGTTCTTCTGGTCCTTTTCTCAAAAATTCAAAATTCCATTATGTCTTAACTCAAAAAAGTTGCTTTTAATATAGGTAGTTTGTAATGTTTTTTATGATGCATTGTACAGCTTATTGTATTCAGCACACAACACTTTTAATGTTGATATGTATTAAGGATGGCAGAATGGAGAAAAAACAGTGTAACACTTAataatacagcctgtgttttacactttaaGCTCTCTTAACTTCCGATGTGACTTCTCTGCATGAACCAATACATACAAATTACTTTTACCGTGTCTTACTGGTACTGATAAGTAGGTACAATTAAAGAAATGAGGACAACCATAAACAAGAGAGCTTTCTGACATTTACCATGTAATTTCCCAAAAATCTCTACAATCTCTGTATGAACCAGTACATATAAAATACTTGTCATACTGGTacttaaatgtaattataaataaatggGTAACTCTGACATTTCCCATTTTTCCAAAACATGTGGTGTAATTTTCATGTATGGGTTTTATACATAcagttctgggaaaaaaataagagaccatatgtttcgattaaaatgaacattgttgttttattctataaactacagacaacatttctcccaaattctaaataaaaatattgtcatttagagcatttatttgtaggaAATAAGAAATGGCcctgaataatgcaaagaaagagttttaatgcatcttggcatgttctcctccaccagtcttacacactgcttttggataactttatggcactcctggtgcaaaaaatcaagcagttcagtttggtttgatggcttgtgatcatctatcttcctcctgattatattccagaggtttttactttggtaaaatcaaactcataatttttaagtgatctgtatattatttaaacattattttggcTCTGTTTGTGGCAGTTAGGAAAGCTTCACTCCAGTTACACTGGTTTCTTTAATTGTATGTATATTTAAGTACCAGTAAGATCCGGTAAGTAATTTACTGTATATGTACTGGTTCATACTACATAGAAGTTATACCTTAACACTCTAAAAAGCCAGCTGTGTTATAAGATTTTACCAAAAACAGAATGAAACTAAGTGTTTTAAAATTCAGTAAA is a genomic window containing:
- the kcnip4a gene encoding Kv channel-interacting protein 4 isoform X3, encoding MSCRKRCKREFLKFAQYLFRLITGTLNADSVEDELELSAVRHRPEGLEQLEAQTRFSRKELQILYRGFKNECPSGVVNEDTFKDIYSQFFPQGDASTYAHFLFNAFDTDHNGSVSFEDFVMGLSILLRGTVQEKLNWAFNLYDINKDGYITKEEMLDIMKAIYDMMGKCTYPILKEETPRQHVEIFFQKMDKNKDGVVTIDEFIDCCQNDENIMRSMQLFENVI
- the kcnip4a gene encoding Kv channel-interacting protein 4 isoform X4, which produces MGALMVIFSLQPKQKRKRRDSVEDELELSAVRHRPEGLEQLEAQTRFSRKELQILYRGFKNECPSGVVNEDTFKDIYSQFFPQGDASTYAHFLFNAFDTDHNGSVSFEDFVMGLSILLRGTVQEKLNWAFNLYDINKDGYITKEEMLDIMKAIYDMMGKCTYPILKEETPRQHVEIFFQKMDKNKDGVVTIDEFIDCCQNDENIMRSMQLFENVI